GCGCGCGATAAACACCGCTCCGTCGACGACACCCCCTTCGGCGGAGGGGCCGGCATGGTCATGCGGCCCGACGTGCTGGACGCGGCTTTGACCGCGACGGCGGGACCTGTGGGGGCACCGGGACGCGGCCGGGCGATCTATCTGTCGCCTCGCGGACGGGTGCTGAACCAGGAACTGGTCAAGGAGCTGGCCGCCACCCCGGTGGTGACGCTGCTCTGCGGCCGGTACGAAGGGGTGGACCAGCGGGTCCTCGATGCGCACGGCCTCGAAGAGGTCAGCCTCGGGGATTTCGTGCTGTCCGGCGGGGAACTCGCCGCGCTCAGCCTGATGGATGCCGTGGTGCGCTTGCTCCCCGGCGTCATGGGCAACGTGGAGACGGCGGGCGAAGAGAGTTTCGAACGGGGGTTGCTCGAATACCCCCACTACACGCGGCCGGCGGTCTGGACCGACGGGCAGGGTGTGGAACGCGCGGTGCCGGAGGTTCTGCTCTCCGGTCACCACGGAAAGGTCAAGGCCTGGCGGCTGGCCGAGGCGGAGAAGATCACGGAGGCTCGACGGCCGGACCTGTGGTCGCTCTACCAGGCGAGCCGTCCGGCAGAAACTGTTACGAACAAGGGTCGGCGGCAGGCTCGCCGGCGCGACCCGAAACCGGAGTGACGGTCCGCCGCGAGGCGCGCCGATAGAAAAGGGGTAGTGCTATGAACCTGTTGCAGCAGCTCGAGCAGGAGCAGATCGAGAAGGCCCTCGGTGGCAAGACGATCCCGGAGTTCTCCTCGGGCGATACCGTCCGCGTGAACGTGAAGGTCGTCGAAGGCACGCGCGAGCGTGTCCAGGCCTATGAGGGCGTCGTGATCGCCCGCAAGAACGCCGGCCTGAACAGCTCCTTCACCGTTCGCAAGATCAGCTACGGCGAGGGCGTGGAGCGCGTGTTCCCGCTGTACTCCCCGCGCATCGACTCGATCGAGCTGGTCCGCAAGGGCGCCGTCCGTCGCGCCAAGCTGTACTACCTGCGCGATCTGCGCGGCAAGGCCGCCCGCATCGCCGAGCGCACCACCGGCCGCGGCATGGTCAACGGCCGCCGGGCTGCCGAGTAAGGCGCCTTTCGGTTCGTTTCAGGTTCATAGGTTCGGCGCCCGGCCATCCGGCCGGGCG
The Azospirillum sp. TSA2s DNA segment above includes these coding regions:
- the trmD gene encoding tRNA (guanosine(37)-N1)-methyltransferase TrmD; translated protein: MFPGPLGHSLAGKALENGVWALESVDIRSFARDKHRSVDDTPFGGGAGMVMRPDVLDAALTATAGPVGAPGRGRAIYLSPRGRVLNQELVKELAATPVVTLLCGRYEGVDQRVLDAHGLEEVSLGDFVLSGGELAALSLMDAVVRLLPGVMGNVETAGEESFERGLLEYPHYTRPAVWTDGQGVERAVPEVLLSGHHGKVKAWRLAEAEKITEARRPDLWSLYQASRPAETVTNKGRRQARRRDPKPE
- the rplS gene encoding 50S ribosomal protein L19: MNLLQQLEQEQIEKALGGKTIPEFSSGDTVRVNVKVVEGTRERVQAYEGVVIARKNAGLNSSFTVRKISYGEGVERVFPLYSPRIDSIELVRKGAVRRAKLYYLRDLRGKAARIAERTTGRGMVNGRRAAE